A region of Bacillus cabrialesii DNA encodes the following proteins:
- a CDS encoding MmgE/PrpD family protein, which yields MSSQGLTAGLAEAVRTSQPEHSIDAMREAKKGLLDFTAASFAGREDKGIQKLLRLIKDEGDTPLVPIIGQGTKAAPLQSAMLNGFIAHALDFDDVHSDVRGHPSAVIVPALMASAARGHDERLLGAYIVGVEVMARLGESIGSRHYEKGWHNTGTLGAIAAACAVGYAEELTQEELEKAIGFAATQSAGMRVQFGTEMKPLHAGLAAQAGLLAVKLAQSEFGGARTALDGETGFFGLYGDLEKAQTTLLNRWGTPWRIVKPGLWFKIYPFCSAAHHSADAIRKLVTEQAISGANTERIEVIFPPGGDAALTERSPKTGEEGRFSVEYVIALALHGHELTAEHFNSQPIPSGIQTTMGHIQRVYDNTIQPAPHAVPKGRFTIVRAYLTDGRMCEARVDCPKGAPGNELSEEDIKEKLKVTVPHEKARDIITAVEEADIKEFLAHIE from the coding sequence ATGAGCAGCCAAGGGCTGACAGCAGGTCTTGCAGAGGCTGTGAGAACGTCACAGCCGGAGCATTCAATTGACGCGATGCGTGAAGCGAAAAAAGGATTGCTCGACTTTACTGCCGCTTCATTCGCTGGAAGAGAAGATAAAGGCATTCAAAAGCTCCTCCGCCTGATAAAGGATGAAGGAGACACGCCACTTGTCCCGATCATCGGGCAAGGAACAAAGGCCGCGCCATTACAATCCGCGATGCTCAACGGATTTATCGCCCATGCATTGGATTTTGATGATGTCCACTCCGATGTAAGAGGGCATCCCAGTGCCGTCATCGTGCCGGCCCTGATGGCTTCAGCCGCTCGCGGACATGACGAGCGGCTTCTTGGCGCTTATATTGTCGGTGTTGAAGTGATGGCTAGACTGGGAGAATCAATTGGCAGCCGTCACTATGAAAAGGGATGGCATAATACAGGAACCCTTGGCGCGATCGCTGCCGCCTGCGCTGTAGGTTACGCAGAGGAACTGACTCAAGAAGAACTGGAAAAAGCGATTGGCTTTGCTGCAACGCAATCTGCCGGAATGAGGGTGCAATTTGGAACAGAAATGAAACCGCTGCATGCCGGGCTGGCGGCTCAGGCTGGATTACTGGCCGTTAAGCTCGCCCAATCAGAATTCGGAGGGGCTCGTACGGCGCTTGATGGAGAAACTGGTTTCTTCGGCCTGTACGGTGATTTGGAAAAAGCACAAACCACATTGCTCAACCGTTGGGGCACACCATGGAGAATCGTGAAGCCGGGTCTATGGTTTAAAATTTATCCATTTTGCTCCGCGGCACACCACTCCGCGGACGCAATTCGAAAACTTGTCACCGAGCAAGCCATTTCTGGCGCCAATACCGAGCGGATTGAAGTGATTTTCCCGCCGGGCGGAGATGCTGCATTGACGGAAAGATCGCCTAAGACTGGAGAGGAAGGTCGTTTCAGCGTTGAATATGTCATTGCTCTTGCTTTGCATGGACATGAGCTGACCGCTGAACATTTCAACAGCCAGCCGATCCCAAGCGGCATTCAAACGACAATGGGGCATATTCAGCGAGTATATGACAATACTATCCAGCCCGCTCCTCATGCTGTGCCAAAAGGGCGTTTCACGATAGTCCGGGCCTATTTAACAGACGGCCGCATGTGCGAAGCGCGTGTGGATTGTCCAAAAGGAGCCCCCGGCAATGAGCTGTCAGAAGAGGACATTAAAGAAAAATTGAAGGTAACGGTTCCGCATGAAAAAGCGCGGGACATCATAACAGCCGTTGAGGAAGCCGATATCAAAGAATTTTTGGCGCATATTGAATAA
- the eutH gene encoding ethanolamine utilization protein EutH, which produces MTVNDAVVFILSAFLLWGAADYCLGNRWGLGERFADGFKAMGPLALSMIGIVSLAPVLAAILIPIVSPIYTAIGADPSSFANTILAIDMGGYALAGEMAKDPEAGLFSWVFLGTMMGPAIVFTIPVALSIIEKEDQPYFAKGILIGLCTVPIGCLIGGLCAGFDIVMIGKNLLIPCLLSAVIAFGLWRCTDSIIRLFHLFGKAVSMVAIIGLAAVSVETMTGIVLIPGMEKAETGIQTTGTIAIALAGAFPMTAFITKAFKKPLQALGRCLHLDETATAGLVTSLAHHIPMLASLKDMTPRGKVINVAFAVSGAFVLGSHLGFVAGMKKEMAAAMMIGKLAGGITAAAAAAWMTTAQSADQSKHASAGH; this is translated from the coding sequence ATGACGGTGAATGACGCGGTTGTATTCATTTTGTCCGCTTTTTTACTATGGGGAGCGGCGGATTATTGTTTAGGTAACAGATGGGGGCTTGGCGAGCGGTTTGCGGACGGCTTCAAGGCCATGGGGCCGCTGGCGCTGTCCATGATCGGAATCGTTTCGCTGGCACCCGTTCTGGCAGCAATCCTGATTCCGATCGTCTCTCCGATTTACACAGCGATTGGCGCCGATCCCTCATCCTTTGCGAACACCATCTTGGCGATTGATATGGGAGGATATGCGCTCGCGGGGGAGATGGCGAAAGATCCAGAGGCCGGACTGTTTTCATGGGTGTTTTTAGGAACGATGATGGGGCCGGCAATCGTCTTCACGATTCCCGTCGCTCTAAGCATCATTGAAAAAGAGGATCAACCGTACTTTGCAAAAGGCATTTTAATCGGGCTGTGCACAGTGCCGATTGGGTGCTTAATCGGGGGTCTATGCGCAGGCTTTGACATCGTCATGATAGGTAAAAACCTCCTGATTCCGTGCCTTTTGTCTGCTGTAATCGCTTTTGGGTTATGGCGGTGCACTGACAGCATCATTCGTTTATTTCATCTCTTCGGAAAGGCTGTCAGTATGGTTGCGATTATCGGACTCGCAGCTGTCTCCGTTGAAACGATGACAGGCATTGTGCTGATTCCCGGAATGGAAAAAGCTGAAACAGGGATACAAACGACAGGCACCATCGCCATTGCCTTGGCAGGGGCTTTTCCGATGACGGCCTTTATCACAAAAGCTTTTAAAAAGCCGCTTCAGGCTCTGGGGAGATGTTTACATTTAGATGAAACAGCAACAGCAGGCTTGGTGACTTCTTTGGCTCATCATATTCCAATGCTGGCTTCTTTAAAAGATATGACGCCGAGAGGAAAGGTCATCAATGTCGCGTTTGCGGTTAGCGGAGCTTTTGTACTCGGCAGCCATCTCGGCTTTGTGGCCGGAATGAAAAAAGAAATGGCGGCGGCCATGATGATTGGAAAATTAGCTGGAGGAATCACAGCTGCCGCAGCGGCTGCCTGGATGACGACCGCGCAGTCAGCGGATCAGTCAAAACATGCCTCAGCCGGTCACTGA